In a genomic window of Tachysurus vachellii isolate PV-2020 chromosome 13, HZAU_Pvac_v1, whole genome shotgun sequence:
- the slc25a48 gene encoding solute carrier family 25 member 48, whose product MSLFQLDDFLAGWIGGASSVIVGHPLDTVKTRLQAGKGYNNAFHCIVTIYKKETLTGFFKGLSFPLASVTVYNSVVFGFFSNAQRFISDLRYGDRRHPCDMIDLTVASMITGLVSVSLGAPVDLVKIRLQMQTQPILAQNFTLAGNGSVPLRSVGLQNQRTECTVYRGPLHCISSILQTEGIQGLYRGAGAMILRDVPGYALYFIPYTLLCGWMNPNSNSSPHPCSIWLAGGLAGSISWVTATPADVVKSRLQADTMHHRKYKGIVHCIIQSYKTEGLHVFFRGVSVSAVRGFPMSATMFLGYELSLKFFRSL is encoded by the exons ATGAGTTTGTTTCAGCTGGATGattttttagcaggatggatAGGAG gTGCCTCCAGTGTGATTGTAGGACATCCACTTGACACTGTGAAG ACACGATTACAAGCTGGAAAAGGCTACAATAATGCCTTCCACTGTATTGTAACCATCTACAAAAAAGAAACT CTTACTGGCTTTTTCAAAGGCTTGTCCTTCCCACTAGCAAGCGTCACAGTGTATAACTCAGTGGTGTTTGGCTTCTTCAGCAATGCTCAAAGATTTATCAGTGATCTTCGGTATGGTGACAGAAGGCACCCGTGCGATATGATTGACCTTACTGTGGCCAGTATGATTACAGGCCTTGTATCAGTGAGCCTTGGGGCCCCAGTGGACCTGGTCAAAATCAGACTACAAATGCAAACTCAACCGATCCTTGCAC AAAACTTCACACTTGCTGGCAATGGCAGTGTCCCTCTTCGATCAGTGGGGCTCCAGAATCAGCGTacagagtgtacagtatatagaggGCCTCTTCACTGCATCAGCAGCATCCTGCAGACTGAGGGAATCCAAGGGCTCTACAGAGGTGCAGGGGCCATGATACTCCGTGATGTGCCCGGTTATGCCCTTTACTTTATCCCATACACACTCTTATGTGGCTGGATGAACCCTAACAGTAACAGCTCCCCTCATCCCTGCTCCATATGGCTTGCTGGTGGGTTAGCAG GATCTATCTCCTGGGTCACAGCAACACCAGCTGATGTAGTTAAGAGTCGACTGCAAGCTGACACAATGCATCACAGGAAATATAAAGGAATTGTTCACTGCATCATACAAAGTTACAAGACCGAGGGACTACAT GTCTTCTTCCGTGGTGTATCTGTAAGTGCCGTCAGAGGATTTCCAATGAGTGCGACAATGTTTCTGGGTTATGAATTATCTCTCAAGTTTTTCCGAAGCCTGTGA